Part of the Antedon mediterranea chromosome 6, ecAntMedi1.1, whole genome shotgun sequence genome, CAACGTTTGGTAGATCTGGCATCATATGAGACACTACTTTAAATCCACAGTCTTTGGACATTTGAAATGACTCACAAACTGCTTTTACTGTGTGacctctgaaaaaaaaaaattgttaaaattcaagttgcataacaaaaaaaaagaaaacatttactGTAAGAGGAATAATAAGTCGTTGTTACAAAAAACAGATTATTCTAAAAATGTAATTCCAGGTTTTCAAAGAACCCGAATTCTTTAaatcaaatttgtattattcttcaacagtaaagctctgtttacactatcaaactagtttgacatgcccaaatatggtagtgacatgcccaaaaatggtagtgatatgacatcatcatgtccataaatgggcacattttttttgtcacataaagtttgatagtgtagacagagctttatacgtACCTGTTGGTGTCTCTAGCAACATCCTCATAAACACTTTGAACACCGATTTCAAGCCTGGTGCAGCCGTAATTCAACATATCACTTTAAAGAAAGTATATAGGTTGAATATAGTTAGTCCCCAATATCAATTTGcaggttctttttttttttggatatgTTCTAAGTCTAAGAGTATTGATGCCATACCAGtattgcattttcaaatttaaggGGCTTGCTcatgatgtaggcctaggcctgatCACACTTGTAAAGGAATAAACTACACACATGGTTCATCATTTATGGCAAAATAGtgctatataaaataataataaagttttaaaaccTGAGGTGTTTTTTCAAACAGTAATCTGGTCTGGTCTCAATGGTAATTccaatacattttgttttgcttCTTTCAGAATATCTACAAAAAAAGTAACAAAATGCATAAAATCAAAAACTTCACAAATCATCTACTTTGGAATTCTCAAACTTTTCATAACATACAttataatctatattataagtgagagagtttgtctgtctgtttgtctgtctgtttgtttgtttgtttgttcgttatacaaatttttgttactgcacataatcttacatatggggtatcaaaatgaccgcaattgtaccgggaatgttctaagctatatttcaacatcatccgccacctaggatccaagttagggaccaaaatgtggtcaaaacccccactttcgatgtttgttcgttatacaaatttctgtttctgcacgtaaccatacgtatggggtatcaaaatgatggcaattgtacccggaaggttttaaactacattaaaaaaaattcccccgactcctggggtttttgtgggagggggtggtgtggtggtttgtgatgtcatttttgctagggcacggggttgtaggctatcgaattgtaaaattatactacaaaagttttacagtattttaattatcctcagcaaggcgtatatagatatacatattttattcattaaccaatatgacacctaatcaattacacatttagcaaagtactttaaccatatccagctatgtatcggtctcttggattttctcattacagacatccattcctgtgtgaacatacacacGCTGTTTACcgttactgtgttcaactacatcacgatgcctccaaggaaaaaacgtccattgtgggagagtggggttgggagttgtggttcaggggatagtggggGTTTTGCTTAGACCAGAATTGTgtttggaaaatgttaaagtatttaattattcctgGGAAGCggctgggagtttggggtggggatgtaggcctatcaccatgaccgaaactgtatttggaatgttttaaactacatttaaaaactgccactgagggattatgggttgggagtgataataacataatttgtactggaaccgtcttcaacacatcacccagtgtatctggggtgtgtttgtaGGGGGAGGTGGAAGAGCGAAAATATTGgtgtaatgaagtagcctatatgcttggaattgtactgggaaaagtcaatagggttggtgaaattcagtccaaaatacgcagaattttttccaaaatacgtcaagttgagggcgctatactaatccaaaatacgcgagtctttccaaaatacgtcgacttgggggcgctattcattttccaaaatacgcgaattgtccaaaatacgtcaagttgaaggcgctattcattttccaaaatacgcaatttgtccaaaatacgtcaatttggAACCGCttgtaattttccaaaatacgtcaacttgagagcgctattcattttccaaaatacgcaatTTAAATAACTCCTTTACTTCTTctaaccaattaattattgctattattttaatcacaataccatatgctttttattattatatattatatgaaataattattatgttagatTTCAGATTAGGTAACTTATTAGACcataagtactgtacattaaattgaAAGCGATGTTGGTCTGTCGAGCTCGGGAAAAATATCGATTTTGTAGATCACCAATATATAACACATACCTATCACTATACTTAAATACTATATACGTACATGCTGGTTTTGTAGCCGGTTTATGCCGCATTTAAACTAGCTACGTCTGGCAATGCAATCGTACATCGTTCAGACATTATTAACGTATATTATAGGCACTGTCTATTGATTGATGTTGGCAcatatatttgttgtttttcagtaataaatgattacattgaaaaataataattggctactctatgacattttatttacaaaaaattctGCCTTCTAATACTTTcatttataactaaaatgtacttgtttgttttattccaagaaactttttttgaatacattaaactgtaattttaccTTACACTCTCAATATGATACATTTGGAAAGGCtctcgtattttggaaaaaaagtttgccgccctcaagttgacgtattttggaaaattactagCGGTCCCAAATTGcaaattgacgtattttggacaaatcgcgtattttggaaataaatagcgccctcaatttgacgtattttggacaattcatGTATTTGGGATAatttatagcgccctcaacttgacgtattttggacaattcacgtattttggaaaatgaatagcgccctcaagtcgacgtattttggaaagactcgcgtattttggattagtatagcgccctcaacttgacgtattttggaaaaaaatctgcgtattttggactgatgtTCACCAACCCGACTCGGAAAAGTTACTATATTTGAACTGTctaggggaggagttaaggtttgttgattgtggctggggtggtgagaggagaaagaaggctgggggcccgcagtatctaaattagatattttaattatcagccaatatgacacctattcatttacacaatttacaacgtacttcaaccattattagacccatcatagctatgtatactcctctcaatttgaaggttacgttgaattgaatttgtccatcactgggaagaatttgtttttaaaaaagagtatGGGGTGGTATTGAAGAAGGGTGGAGATTGGTGAGTATAGACATAGGCGTTGGGTGttgagaaggctttaaactaattttgaaacccgccctggggcgggtataattgctagtttATTTATAAgatactaaaaaaaatgtatgtgttAAATTTTTGTAGTTAAAAACCTGCATCAACACAAAAAAacagttatttttaaatattgcattataaAAACAGTGAAAAAGTGCACTGTATTTACACATGgattctgtatctatcctgagcgggtTCCCACTCAACTGTGTTTGATTAATGGTCATTACAAATAACATtgaatctatatttttattttctgctTACCGTTTTATCGCTTACCATAATCGCTTgtttgtgtaaattggcctttacaaTGAAAACAAGGATATATTATCTTACTTACTTTACAGCTTCAGTGACATTGTTACTAGTGTGACCAGATAACGCATCGTGTAGATTACGAACAAAGTAGTCCCTGTATTCTTCAGCCAAAGCCATAAAGGTGCCTCCCATTATGATAAACTCAACTTTATCTACACTATGACCTAGTGACTTCAactgtttaaaaacaaaaaccaagCAGTTAATTCTTCTGAAACTTAACTTTTTGAATCTGGAAACTCTCCCAAACGcagaaaaaaatactgtattgcaCTCTTCAATTTTCATTGGTAAAACCAATTATAATGGGCTAGCCCAAGGGTGTCTGGTACTGGATAAGCGATAGTACTAGTAGAAGACCTATCCACAAGTTTCCAattctaagctctgtctacactattaaagtagtttgacaaacaaaatttgatgtgtCTAAataatgatagtgatatgacgtcatcatgtccatatataggcaaatcacattttttttgtcacataaagtttgatagtttagacagagctttaggatgtGAATTAGGATTTCCTCAACAATAGGATTAACATCTGGAACCTTCATAttatatttggaaaaaaaaaaaaaaaattaggtttCCTTTTTTCTGTTGCATGGGTACCAGTCTCACAAACCTTAATGGTCCACTCTGACCAAATCAATCTTAAGGattcttgaactttgacattaaaaaaagaaaaattttcTTACCTGTTCTACTCTGTGCCTTGTTTGTAGATATGGATTGTATCTAGCTCTGATGGCTCTCATTGAAGTTGGCTATATTCACAAcaaaaagattttattttattaataataataataataattatataaatccaaaggcaaattactgaataAATGAcaatgtgggtatcagtggctgatcccaatggagataaaaaataaaaagctaaataaaaaaaaattggcagAGCTTTCAGGTAACACTAGCTCTTCATCAGTAGaagtatcaataataattatataggaATACAAGCTATACAAGAaggaaattattaaatatacatattcTTATGTGAGGGCGATATGGCATAATGATAAGGGATATCAGACAAGAATGTAAAAAACATTGATTCAAGTCCTCTCTGTGCCAAAACCTCATCCTTTAAGCAAGATACCTTCCTCACAATTTCTCGTCCTTTGGATGGGGCATAAAGCTGTTGGAAATGTACATGTACTTTGACAAAACCTTTGCTGATTATGGTTATGGCTACCGTGGGTCATGAGAAGGCCTAATTTGTTTCCTCAGTTTCTGAGGACGATTAATAAatgcaaatactgtattattattggTGTTGTCACttgtttgagaaaaaaaaccccaaaaattaatttagtatCTCTATGGTTTTACCTCATATCCAGTGTATGACTGAGTTGAATATTCAAAGTCTGAATCTGGTCCTCCAGGGCAATAAACACAGATATTACCAGTCATGCTAATATGAGGACAACGATGAGGTTTACACATCACAGCCACAACAGCAATCTAAACAATAAAGACAAATTCAGTTAATTCCCCCTGATAGGTGCTTCTACAGGGCACAAAGCTGTTAATGTCACAGTACCAAATAACATGCTTTGCAATTCTAATAGCCAGATTTGTATTGGTTtcagcatagagatattatagttcactataatatctctatggtttcaGTACTGTGATTGTTTTTACTGTTGTAATTGCCTATGAATTAACTAAAGATTAATAGATTGTTGAGTGTGTGATTAATAGTGTGAGtcttgtgtgtgtgtgttactaTTTCATAAGCTAGGCCATGAAGAAGGCTAAGACAATTTCTTCATGGTTAGGCAGTCCCTTAATCAATAGAAATCTGGGAAGATAATCTGAGTTGCATTATATAGCAATAAAGGCATGTCAAGCAGTATCATCACATCACGTCTATTAAAACCCACATATTTATAATGCATTTgataaaatatagaatattaaaaCATAGATTTGTTACTGTGAAGAATAATTACCCCACTGGCTGTACGAATTGGCTTAGCCTTCAATTTGGGAAGAAGAGCCTGAAATAAAAAGCAGATATTTAGAACAATACTATCACAATTGATTAACTATATGAGTATAATTACTAAGTAACTATAGTATAGGTTTACACAACACATTTTAAGGTTACAAGTTGTTAATCcaagtaaaattaattcatgttttagtatacttaggaaatgcaaaaacaaatttgactctcttatctatgaaatgttgtatatcagacaattaaaacctagtctgaataaacaaagtgactctgtaaaagctaagcttttcatttgacaggatgttagacaataggtcttttgttatttaaactttgacccttggcttgtgctacttaattagttgttgttttatattttattcattggacttgataatgaccccatgatggagtcgaaacgtcgttctcttttaagcgttatttttatattatgtatttacaagTTTAGTGTTTCTGTTAATCAATAATTTAACTTTCTGGTCTTCATTGTTTTGTTTGATCTGTGATCTGTGTCCTAGGTGTATCAAAAGCAAGGGGACACAGCCCAGGCCACACTCTACAATTTGACAAATATCATACAACAGTAGGATAAGTTTAACACTTTCAATTTTAAATCCCTATGccctactgtatataaaatctTGGATCCTTCACTGGTTGTAACACTGTAAAAACTTGAAAAGAAGCACATGGGCTTTTTTTTAGTACTCTTAGACTTGAGTGGGCTTCTTTTTAAGATGGGCtccttttcgagatgggctctTTTTCCAAAAGAAGACACCTGGACATCTTTAAGAGGTTTTAAGGTATTCTCAGATGCATTTTGCTGTGTTTGTCTAACGATAATATCCAAAATTTAGCTTAGAAATATTTACCTCTTCCTGGATTTTGAGACTTAAAGCATTAATGGTTCTGTGCCCCTCGTGACCAGAACATATTCTTCTTATATGGGCTGTATTTTAACGGGTGGTCAGACCAGTGCTTTTTTAGTGCAGTTTTAAATTGGTTTAAATTTTGACACTCAAAGAGTTCTAACAATATATAGATCTTATAGAGAACATATTCTGTCTTGCTTTCGATTTCACTTTTAGtttctgtaattttaaatgttttaaataattcttgATTATCATGAATTTctgtattttgttatattttatttatacggACAAACATTGTCTTTAATCTTGAACTAAATGGGTTGAACCTTTTTGTATTCTGTTGGAACTGCTGCAATGATGTCCACCAATCTTGGTTGAGATGCAAGACCATACTTGCGAGCTGTCAAGCTTTTGACGCGATTCAGGTTGATATCTTTGCATTCTTTATGTGCAGCAATCAAATGGTTAACAATCTCGGATACAGTTAGCACCATTAACTCCTGGTGTGATAGTTGAGGccctgtataaaaaaaaatgtctaggtcataataaaaacaaagttcCGTCAAGTCCGcttgaatttcaaaatgttcttaaaatacagtataatttttcCCTTTGCTAGTATATAGGACTAGACCATGGGCTAGTTATTTCTTTTACAATTTAGTATTTGGGTCCGAAAGAATAATTAATCCACCACCGAAAGTGTGTCAGTACTGTCTGTTGGTCtcctactacagtagtactatcCCAGGCCATCATAGACAAATTGCGCTACCACATAGTGATTGATATCTTACCCTAAAAAAATATTGGCCTTACTAAATTAAGGGAAATCCTAGTCAAGCtaggtcctgtttctgctgcataaaaaaaAGGTTAAATTTTTGTCAACGACCACCCGCTGACTTATTAAAGGGTTATTTTGGTGCAAAAATTGAGCAGAAATGCAGTCaatacaaaaattatatttaattttaaatctattttaaaataaacagtttttcaggtacagtagtagtagagatgttttatttttacacatttattttgataataaaaacataaaactaaaataaatagaCGACGAGGGCGGCCTACATTTGTCTTATCAAGCTAGAGGCACTAGTACTACACACTAGTctactactaactaggcctagtacaactactctctctctctctctctctgggCCTAGActagcctctagctaggctTACTATCCTATCTTTTAGCTAGACtagttttaggcctaggcctagtcaagGTTGGAGCTAGCTTTTTGCACAATTAAAAAAGGCctataaaaagtataaaacacCGATCCTAAAATACATATTGTAATGCATACCTTTACGTTTGTTTTTGCCCATTCTTACGGTTAactattgaataaaataataggcatatgattttttaaaatgcATGTGTTTTCCTGTGTTTACATCATCTTTGACGTTAAATAGCGCCCCCTCCTATCGTACTCTGTTATGTGAAAAAATTGTGAAcgatttgttgttgttgatgatgatcCTTCGTCAAACCCTATTTATTTCACcttttgataattttaaacatgtggctcgtccgggaattgaacTCGGGGCCTCTGGCACCCAAAGCGAGTATCATGCCAGTAGACCAACGAGCCAATATATTATAAAGCGAAAGGATATGGAAATTACTGGTCTGTGCAGAGTTTAATACATTAGAATATACTGTGTTATCAATGCTCATTCGTCAAAcgttatttaggcctatttcacttttttggttaattaattataaaatcacGTAAACAACGGGAATTGAACACGGGGCCTCTTGCACCAAAAGCGAGAATCATGCCACTAGACAAACGAGCCGATCTATCAGAATTAAAAAGGATATGGGAATTACTGGTCTGTGCCGAGTTTAATACATGTAGAATAAATACGTTTTTCAATTCTAATTCGTCAAACGTTACTTACCTCTCGCACCCAAAGCGATGAACCCGGGGCCTCTCGCACCCAAAGCGAGAATCAAgccactagaccaacgagccGATCTATCAGACTAAAAAAAGATATGGAAATTACTGGTCTGTGCCGAGTTGTTTAATACATGTCGAATAAATACGTTGTTCAATGCTCATTCGTAAATCCTTACTTATTTAACTTTTTtggtaaattatttaaagatcACGTAAAAAACggggctcgtccgggaattgaacccggggccTCTCGCACCCAAAGCGAGAATCATgccactagaccaacgagccGATCTATCAGAACCAAAAAGGATATGGAAATTACTGGTCTGTGCCGAGTTTAATACATGTAGAATAAATACGTTGTTCAATGCTAATTCTTCAAACGTAACTTACGGTAATTCactttttttggtaaattatcTAAAAATCACGTAAAAATcagggctcgtccgggaattgaacccggggccTCTCGCACCCAAAGCGAGAATCATgccactagaccaacgagccCATCTATCCGAATCAAAAAGGATATGGAAATTACTGGTCTGTGCCGAGTTTAATACATGTAGAATAAATACGTTGTTCAATGCTAATTCGTCAAACATCACTTATTTCACTTTTTTGATAAATTATCTAAAAATCACGTAAAAAACggggctcgtccgggaattgaacccggggccTCTCACACCCAAAGCGAGAATCATgccactagaccaacgagccGACCTTATCAGAATCAAAATAGGATATAGAAATTACTGGTCTGTGCCGAGTTGTTTAATACATGTCGAATAAATACGTTGTTCAATGCTCATTCGTAAAACCTTACTTATTTCAGTTTTTTggtaaattattgaaaaatcaCTTAAAAAAAggggctcgtccgggaattAAATCCGGGGCCTCTCGCACCCAAAGCGAGAATCATgccactagaccaacgagccaatatattacaaaacgaaaGGATATGGACATTACTGGTCTGTGCCGAGTTTAATACATGTAGAATAAATACGTTTTTCAATGCTAATTCGTCAAACGTTACTTATTTCactttttttggtaaattatcTAAAAAGCACGTAAAAGACGGGGCTGGGAATTGAACCCTGGGCCTCTCGCACCCGAAGCGAGAATCATgccactagaccaacgagccGATCTATCAGAAGCAAAAAGGATATGGAAATTACTGGTCTGTGCCGAGTTTAATACATGTAGAATAAATACGTTGTTCAATGCTAAACCGTCAAACATTActtatttcacttttttttggtaaattatcTAAAAATCACGTAAAAAACGGGGCTCGTCCAAGAATTGAACGCGGGGCTTCTCGCACCCAAAGCGATGAACCCGGGGCCTCTCGCACCCAAAGTGAGAATCAAgccactagaccaacgagccGATCTATCAGAATCAAAAAGGATATGGAAATTACCGTGGTCTGTGCCGAGTTGTTTAATACATGTCGAATAAATACGTTGTTCAATGCTCATTCGAAAATC contains:
- the LOC140051364 gene encoding elongator complex protein 3, translated to MGKNKRKGPQLSHQELMVLTVSEIVNHLIAAHKECKDINLNRVKSLTARKYGLASQPRLVDIIAAVPTEYKKALLPKLKAKPIRTASGIAVVAVMCKPHRCPHISMTGNICVYCPGGPDSDFEYSTQSYTGYEPTSMRAIRARYNPYLQTRHRVEQLKSLGHSVDKVEFIIMGGTFMALAEEYRDYFVRNLHDALSGHTSNNVTEAVKYSERSKTKCIGITIETRPDYCLKKHLSDMLNYGCTRLEIGVQSVYEDVARDTNRGHTVKAVCESFQMSKDCGFKVVSHMMPDLPNVDFERDVEQFIEFFENPAFRPDGLKLYPTLVIRGTGLYELWKTGRYKSYPPSLLIDLVARILALVPPWTRVYRVQRDIPMPLVTSGVEHGNLRELALARMKDLGTHCRDVRTREVGIQEIHHKVRPYEVELIRRDYCSGGGWETFLSYEDPEQDILIGLLRLRKCSDDTYRSELKGGVSIVRELHVYGSVVPVNARDPSKFQHQGFGMLLMEEAARIAKEEHGAFKISVISGVGTRDYYRKMGYELDGPYMSKLLNHEE